CATTTACATCCAACATAATGGACGTGAAGGACATCCGTTGGAATTAGGAACACAAGGTTGGGAAATCCATTCAGCAATAGAGCCGATGGCTAGTGATGAAATCATTCAAAAAACTACACCAGATTCATTCTTTCATACAAACTTAGCTGAAAAACTAGCGGAAAATAAAATAAATCATCTTGTTATTGGAGGAATACAATCCGATATTTGTGTAGACACAACTTGTCGACGAGCTTTTAGTATGGGGTTTGATATTACGTTAGTTTCTGATGGGCATAGTACTTGGGGATCGAATGGTTTAACAGCTCAACAAATTATTGATCATCACAATGGTGTATTACAAGGGTTTACAAAAATAGCAAGTGCAAAAGAGATTCATTTTTCTTAGAACTTAGAAATCATCTAAGTTCTTTTTTAATGCACTTTATAAAATTTGAAGGATTTTACAATTTTGTGTCGAATTGTATATAAATTAGGAAGGGGATAAACATGACAAAAAGAAAATTAACCAGTTTAGTACCTATTTTTATAGTTATCATTATAGTTATAGCAATAGGAGCATTTTTATATGATCGAGAAACAGCAGAGACAACAATGAATAACGATGAACCTATGAATGAAAATAACATAGAAAGCGAGATAGTAGAAGAAGTTGACACCCAAGAAGAGCAAATAGAAGAAGCTGACAATCAAAATGAGCAGGTTGAAGAAGTTGAGGAGCCAACATATAATGTGCTTGCACCTTTGCCGGGTGCTTCAGCTGATTACGACATTTCGTTAACTTTAGATGATCAAGGTGTTTTTCATATATCATCAACAATTGATGTGGAAAATCTTTCAGATGATGTTTGGCACGATGTAGCCTTTTATTTAGTTCCCAATGCCTTTATCGAAGAAAATAAACCAGAATTCATAGAGGGCAAAGCGGAAGTTTCAATCTTGTCAGTGGATCAAAATGGACAAGAGGCTACGTATGACTTACATAATAATAATTTGTTTATTCAGCTAAATGAAGAAATAAACTCGGGACTAACTTCAACTATTTCTATAGACTACACACTAGAAATACCAGAAAAGGGCCTTCGCCTCTCTCAAAAAAACGGCAATTATTATTTAGCACATTGGTATCCAATGATAGCTCACTATCAAGAAGGCTGGAATATTGAGAATTATATGGCGAGAGGAGAATCTTATCATACCCCATACGGGAATTACACGATTTCTTATAAGTTACCAAAGGAATACTTC
This region of Cytobacillus sp. IB215665 genomic DNA includes:
- a CDS encoding cysteine hydrolase family protein; amino-acid sequence: MNNTALLIIDVQNGMFSEKDPVYKASCLLKTLKQLILKARSKSVPIIYIQHNGREGHPLELGTQGWEIHSAIEPMASDEIIQKTTPDSFFHTNLAEKLAENKINHLVIGGIQSDICVDTTCRRAFSMGFDITLVSDGHSTWGSNGLTAQQIIDHHNGVLQGFTKIASAKEIHFS